A segment of the Manis javanica isolate MJ-LG chromosome 17, MJ_LKY, whole genome shotgun sequence genome:
GAATGGGGTTGGGGGATGGACACTGAGTGCCAATCTCCTAATCAGCCCTGCGGTGGGTCAGCACTGCCCTTATTCTGCCCTGGAGGCAGCTGGGTATTCCACTGAGCTGGTGATTCCTCAAGTCCAGGCTGTGCTCCAGTGGTGATCCATGAGATGTTCTTGGGCCCCAAACAATATAAATCACATTGAGTCACATTACAAGAGAGTAAATCACTTTCTGAATCTTTTAATCCATCAAATGATACGAGGGAAGAAGGATCTATGCCGTAAAGAATTAAACTTTACTAAACAGAAGTCTAGTTGTGGCCTCAGCTCCCAGAAGGGGATCTCTGAGCCCCTGGAGTGTCCTGCCTGAAGAGCACTTTGTTTACCTGGCAACCTGGGCCACCCAGATAGTTTCTAACAGTGGGACTGATGGTAGGGGCTTTGCACCACAGGTATTGGCTCAACCTCCGGAGGAGACAGTCACCAGAGTGACCACATGGGTGGTGAGTCGTGTCTTTGTGATGAGCTCCAATAAAAGCTCTGGACATCAAAGCTTGTAGGCGCTTCCCTGGTTGGCAGTACTCTGTGTATAATCACACAGTTTTGCTGGAACTCAGCACTGCCCACTGCTTCCCCGGGAGAGAACAACCGGAAGCTTCATGCTTGAAACTCTCTTAGACTCTGCCCCACGAGTCTCTTTCCTTAGCTAATTCCAATCTGCTTCCTTTCATTGTAATAAACCATAACGATGAGTACAACAGCTTTCCATGAGTTTCATGAGTTTTTCCAGTGAATTATTATTGAACCCATAGGTGGTCTTGGTGGTCTGTTCGAACTTGcagttggtgtcagaagtgaggGTAGTCTTGGGCCTCCCCAACTTTGCAGTGTCTTTGGGAAATAAGGTAACAATCACACCCCTGACACTGACTGTCTCCTCTGAGGCTCAGAGCCCTTGGCCAGCAGGGCAGTGTGCAGCTAAAATGCAATATATCattttccttgtttgttttcattGGATTTATCTTTATAACTATCCTCTATTTATATGAAGCAATACTGGTTTTCCATATATGAGtgtgtcttttaaaataagtttatttaagTTACAAATGGAGGTGATTTCTCAAAAAAGTGAGTATTAACACAGGCAGTATGAAAATGTGGCAGAAATTGAAAAGAGGATACATAGCATGATATTATTTGTGATACACTCTGGTATCTCCTCTTCCATTGTgttacttctttctctttcctctttatgCTACTCACAGCCCTCTAAACTGATTTTGTAACCCATGAATAGGCTGTGACCTCAAATTTGTTAAACATTGTCATGCAACCACTGTGAAGAGGACCTTGTCTCTTTACTTTGGCATAATGACCCTTAAACCTGGGGAGTGGCCCTTACCCCAAGCCCTGAGCTTCAGAGGGCCTGGTCTGGCCAGATCTCACTGAGCCCTTCTCCAAGGGCTGCAGAACCCAAGAGTCCCCCAGGAAGTACCTGCCAGAGCCTGTGCCCCTTTTCACCCATGCTCTGGGGCCCTGAGATTCCCTGcccaacctgctctgcgtccacTTCAGGGCTGATGTGACCTTCCTGGTGGGTACACCCCTAAACCAAAAGGCAGTCATTTGTGGGTTGGGGGTATGGATGGAGGTCGGATGTGCAGCCTGGAGTGTCCATACTCATGTGTATGTTGGAGGAACCCTGAATGTGAAGAAGAGGGCCACTGGTGTGTCCAGGACCTCCATTTGTGCTTGCCCAGTTCCCTGCCATCTACCAATGCTAGGGACAAGGTGGCATTGGGCACAGGGTTCTGTGCGTGGACACGCTGGGGCTTTCACACTGCCTGGGCAGAATCCTGTGCTGATCCTTTCACTGGGCAGAGTCCTTGCCTCCCCCAGTCCCATCTCCCTCATCCCAGGATGGCTTGTTCACTGAATCCCCTGCCCTGtctttggagtctgtgagcctcaCGTGGCTTCTCAGGGGTCTGTCCATagccactgctgcttccttccacTCCCGGTCATGAATGATCAGAGACCAGGACAGGGACCACGGCACTTTACTTGTTGTCTGAACAGATGGATAACTTGGGGGGCAGTGCCTGGGGAGCTGGGCAGCTTtcagggagggcagggctgggagcgCAGGGGGCTCGGGCcgtcagctccatccatgtcttCCCGCTCAGGCTGGGCTTTAACTATCCTGTAGGTTCTGCTGGGGAACCAGGACGCCGGGCACAGTGAGCGTGGGGGCCTGGTCATGGGGGCCCCAGAGGAATTCAGCTGCCACTTGTGATGTACTCACCTGTCATAATTCCAGCATAATCGGGGCAACCGACTACACTTGCCACCTGTGGGTGAAGGAATGGTTCAGTCATGAGTGGGAACAATATGGATTATTGTGTGCACTCTGGGTGCTGAGAACCAGGCCCACCAACCCTGCCCCTCGGAAAGTTCCAAGGCAACTCTGAGCAAGCGAAGAGAGGCAGACAGAAGAGCTGACGCAACAACCCCAAGGAGGAGCTTCCCACGCACACCCATTCTAAGCATGTGtgctattcattcattctgcagATATTTActgtgcacctactatgtgccaaatacTGATCTAGGCACTGGAAGCACAGCTGGGAACAAGAAGGAGTAAAACCCCTGCCCAGTGGAGCTGACTTTCTAGTGGGGGCCAACAATGAGGGAAGTAACCAAGTCAAGCGTGCTGATTGTGACAAGTCAGATGGGtgctacaaaggaaaataaagccagAAGGAGGCAGGGGGGCCCAGGAGCTAGGCCATCTTCGAGGCAATGACCACAGGGGATTCACTGAAGAGGTTGACgtttgagcaaagacctgaaggaggtgagCAGGAGCCTGTGAACATGTGGAGGCAGggtgttctaggcagagggaacagcagagcagaggccctgaggtaggaggcAGACAGATGGGCTTAGGAGATAGCAGCAAGCCAGGGGGCTGGAATAAAGTGAGTGAGGGGGAATCGCAGAAGACAAAGATGCCTCCTtgactccttcctctcctctcctgttcACGCTGCCCCAGCCACCCAGCCTCTTCCCAAGGTCACTGCGATATGCTCCGCTCATCCCTGCCGTGGAGCTTTGCACTTGCTGCTCCCCATACTAGTTTCTTAATCATCTTTCCCACCACTGGGAATCAGTTCTGATTTTCCTCTTTAGAGGGAGCGTCTCTCCAGTCCCTCTCAGGCTCATCATTCTGCTTAATTTTCCTCCCCATAATGATCTTTGTACCCCATCTGCTCAATAACGCACTTACCTGTTCATTGTCATCCCCCTAGTTATGTGAACTCCCCTAGGGTGGGGAGCGGGCCATGCCCCAGCATCCCAGCACAGGCCGGGCACAGAGTAGGTGCCCACAAGCATTTGTCACTGGAGCAATTTGCGGCCCCGGAGCTAATGTCCAGGATTTGCCCTCACACATTGGACCTGCATCCAATCTTCCCCGATCCTtatgtgctgtgtgaccttaggcaagctcAACCCTCAGAGCCTCACTTTTCCCACAGGGGTAAGAATAGGGCCTAGCACAAAGTCAGgatcaataaatacatgttggtTGACCTAGGCAACAGTGCTCGACCCCTAGATTTTGTGAGATTCAGGCACACATTAGCAATCTCTTTTCATTATTGTCAGTATTCTGCCTTCCACCTTAACACAAAAAAGATGTGGCTGTGCCCACCTGCCTGATGAAGAAGTTGGACAAGGGAGGTGATGAAACTTGGCATGGGTCACACAGCTTAACTGAGGGCTGGCAAGTTGGTGCCCCTCATGTTTAACTTAATCTGcagcttttaaaaactgtttaaaaattagTTTCTCTGCTTATTATTCTTCCTTGgcccccttctctgtgtggtggATCTACAATAAAGCAGTGGCTGGAAACCACGTCGTGGGGCCACAGCTCCTGCCAGGGGCCCCTCCTACAGTTCCACCTCTTCCCAGATGCTGGACCGACCGTTACCTCCCCTCACCCCTTTGGGCTGGGATGATCACATCTCCCCACTGTTGCTAGTCCTGGGGGGCCACACTACCCCCTTACCCACCACCACTGGGTGAACCCCAGGACAGCCTTTTGGGGGATAAGACCACAGCAGAAGAACGAAGGTGCCCACACAAGCAGAGCTCCCCGCTGCCCTGCAGATGACCTCAGGCGCATGGATAAATCCAGCTACAACCTGAACCACCCAGCTGAGCTCAGCCTACATTTCCAAATGGCAGAATTGAGAGCTAAGTAATTGGTTGTCATTTTAAGCCATTGAAATCAGGGGTGGTTTGTATGGATACATAATAACAGATATGCCTCCTTTAAAGCAACCTTGCCCAGGAGCCTTCAAGAACCTCTCCTCCATCAGCAGGAAAGCCAAGGACCCTCCTCCCGGTCTCAGcgcccctcctgcccagcccgTTCTCACTGGTGAGGATGAAGATGCCTGTGATGAACAGCACAGCTGCCACCAACAGCCCCCGCTTCCGGAGAGCGTCCTCATCTGCgcagagaaagacagaggaaTCCGGTGAGGGGAGACCTTCACCCGTCCTCCCCCACACCCTCCCAGGTGTGACTTACCATAGGAGAAGGGGTTGTCCTCACTCGCACCTGGGGGGACACACAGGGAGCCAGTCAGCATTCAGCACGGGTTAATGGAGTGAAGCAGTGAATGGCAGAGTAAGGCAGAGAGGACACTCAGAATAAAACCCAAAGTCCTCCTGTGGTCCCCACCACCCCTCTACTTACCTCCTCACTCTCCCCCTCATTCATGTGCTCCAGCCCCACTGGCCACCCTGCTGGTGACCACACCAACCCCTtctcaccccagggcctttgcactggctgcttCCTCTGCTTGGAGCACCCTTGCCCAGACACCCACATGGCTGCCCCTCAGCTCCTTCCAGTAAAAAAATACTCCCAGTCACTCTCTAACCTGAACgctgctgtattttttttatagCAACTTAAAACTACCTGATACATAATTATGATGattatttgtctctctctcccttactAGAATGTCTGCTGAgagaagagatttttgtctatcttgttcactgctgtatccctgatacctagaatagtgcctgacacacacagtaggtgctcaataaatgtttccgaatgaatcaataaatgaatgaatggactctCTGTGTGACGCAGGGCCATATCATTTCCATCCATTTGTTGTGGTTGGCTGAGCAGGAAGTGGAAGATAAGACCACGAGGGGAAGAATCAAGGTGTCCCTGGAAACAGAGACAGAGTTCCACACCTCCCCAAACTGACCTCAGATGCATGAGTACATGTGAGACCAgaagaaccacccagctgagccgAGACTAAACATCCAAACTGCAGATTTGACAGCTAAAAAAATGGTTGTCATTATAAGCTGCTGAGCTTTGGGGTGGCTTGCATGTAGCctgcattcattcatgtattcagaCATTTATTGTGTGTCTACCCTGTGTCCACCCTCTGCAGCCCTGAAGTGCTATATTCACCAAACACATGCTTAATGAGGATTGTTCTGCACTGGGCAGTATTCCAGGGGCTAGAAATACAGAGTGAACAGGAAACAGCCTGTTTTCAGCCCAGGAAGGGAACTACTGACCAGTCGGCTTGAGGGCAGGGTCCGTCCTGACATCTCTTCCCGAGGTTTGCCTCTTGGAGGATGTGGTGCCTTTAGTGGGATCGGCAGACAGAGCGGCTAGATGATGGAGGAGGGCAGGAGTGAGCCACGGAGGGAAAGAAGGGGCATCAGGAAATGCCCGTATCCGAGAGGAACCGCTCGCCTGCACCCACACATTAGGGGCCAGGCACAGGCTTCCCCCACTCCTGAGACAGCAAGGAATGGCAGGTATGGCAACACTGAAATAAGCCTGACAATAGAACGGCCCAACCCCTTCCTAGGCCCTCCTAGACCACCTCATAACCCAGAAAGTAAAGGATTACGTCTGTTCTAACCAGGCAAGAGGGCCTTCAGGACCCTGGCCCAGTTACAGAGCCTGGAGATACTTGCTTTGAGACGTTTGAATATCACCTCTGCTCCCAGACCAAAAATACTGGAGTTGTTCctctctttaaaaaatcaatgccCCGAAGAAAAGACCTGCCCCTCTGATACTTACAAGTGTCCGCAGTGAAGTGGTCACCCCTGTCTGATGCCCCAGTGGGAAGCCAGCAAGCAGAAAAGCTGCCTCATGAACCCCAAGTTGCCTAGGCCAATCTCAGCACCTCACCTCCTAACTATAATCTGATAGCCAAGGACTATGAGACGTTCAGGGAAGCCTTGCCCAGAGGAGGTGTGAGTAAGATCAACAGCAGGGACCAAGCTGCAGAAACCACAGCAAATGAAAAGGACAACTAGATGCTGTGTGGTGCTCAGGCATCCTGGCACTAGACTGCCTGGGCTCACATTCCAATTCTGTCTCTCTGGGCTGTGTGGCCTAGGGCCAACAGAgaaacctctctgggcctcagttcccttcCCTGTACAATGGGGTTATGGGACATTCCCACCACATATAGTGACTGTGAACACTGGATGAGTGAATACGTGAAagcttaacacagtgcctggcgtGGAGCAGAGTCTCTGTAACAAGTCCCCTTCCCCAAGACACTTGAATTCCATTTGTTGTAAAATTGTTTTGATAGAAAGACTCTGTCAAGATGATATGTTCTACTGCTGTCACTTGAAAATGTAACAATTATGGAAGTCTACAAGGAATGACCGGGTCTTAGAGGTGGTGTTCTCATCCATACACCTGTGCATGCATCTCAGCCTGGGAGAGGCCCAAGCTACATTACTTTCCAGTAGGAGCTGCTCCTCAAATATGGATCGTCATGCAGTCTTTAGAGGCCACCTGTTGCCTGACTCTTGGCTCAGCCCCCTTTCCCACAGCTCTGGTAACATTAACTACTCACTGGTCCTGAGGGTAGTCACCTCTTCTGAACCTTGGTCTGCGCAGTTCAGGAATGGCTGACCCAGTTCTCCATCATCAGGATGGGGGCACAAGACTTAGACCTGAACAATCAGTGTGGTCCATTTCCCAGGCTCCCACGGGTCAGACATGGGCATGTGACTCCAACTCGGCCAATGAGAGTCAATTTCAAGGCCTTGGGCTGGAGATAAGGAGCCAAGTGTGCTCCAGCTGCTGAGTTTATGACCTGAACTTAAAACTATGGGACCATCTTTGCCACCAAGAGGGGAAAAGCTGCTAGAGAATGAAGACAGCAGAGCTGAGAGAGGGAGCAAGTCAGTCATGATCATAAGCTTGGGGTCCTTGATCCAACTATGCCTGAAACTGTAGCTCTGGACTTTATGGAACATATATAgccaataaatctttttttttaaagatgggtTTTCTGGATTTTGTATGAAAAAGTCCTTCTCTAATAAGAAGACATACACAAAGGAAATGCCCACAGTCACATTTCCTGTCACCAGTTCCTGAAGGAACCTGAACAAAAGAGGATCCCGAGCATCTCAGGCTTGGAAAACACTGCATACCCAATGCTCCTCTTGGGAATATTTGCCGCAAATAAGCTTTATTAAGACTTCCGAGAAGTCCCACCCTAAAGAAACATGCTTAACTTTAACTCAGAGTTTCCCAAATACCTTtcacaacaaatttaaaaaaatttttttgaaaatgtattaacAATTCCCTAAACGGGCGCACTGAGAAACATGCTTGGGGAAATGCTGACCCACATCAACAATTAAACAAAACTGCGATGTTGCTGGGCTATCGCAGGCTCTACCTGCCGTGCTGCTCCGGTCCGTCTGTGGATGTGTTGCCAGGTGCATATCTGTTCCCACCGGGTGCTGGGACTGGGTCTCCTTCTCCACTGGGCTCTGTGTTGTTTCTACTCAGGTCAGAAAAGCAAGGAGGGAGGCTAAGAAACCAGGGACATGCAATCCCTAAACCAG
Coding sequences within it:
- the FXYD5 gene encoding FXYD domain-containing ion transport regulator 5 isoform X1, which gives rise to MSPAGRLCLLTIIGLVLLTRGQILEGATPSSSADPVTGNIHALTRVSGEERPTDTVHPELQSTPQSSPLQTGETTQSPVEKETQSQHPVGTDMHLATHPQTDRSSTAAALSADPTKGTTSSKRQTSGRDVRTDPALKPTGASEDNPFSYDEDALRKRGLLVAAVLFITGIFILTSGKCSRLPRLCWNYDSRTYRIVKAQPEREDMDGADGPSPLRSQPCPP
- the FXYD5 gene encoding FXYD domain-containing ion transport regulator 5 isoform X3 gives rise to the protein MSPAGRLCLLTIIGLVLLTRGQILEGATPSSSADPVTGNIHALTRVSDTVHPELQSTPQSSPLQTGETTQSPVEKETQSQHPVGTDMHLATHPQTDRSSTAAALSADPTKGTTSSKRQTSGRDVRTDPALKPTGASEDNPFSYDEDALRKRGLLVAAVLFITGIFILTSGKCSRLPRLCWNYDSRTYRIVKAQPEREDMDGADGPSPLRSQPCPP
- the FXYD5 gene encoding FXYD domain-containing ion transport regulator 5 isoform X5, which translates into the protein MSPAGRLCLLTIIGLVLLTRGQILEGATPSSSADPVTGNIHALTRVSGEERPTETTQSPVEKETQSQHPVGTDMHLATHPQTDRSSTAAALSADPTKGTTSSKRQTSGRDVRTDPALKPTGASEDNPFSYDEDALRKRGLLVAAVLFITGIFILTSGKCSRLPRLCWNYDSRTYRIVKAQPEREDMDGADGPSPLRSQPCPP
- the FXYD5 gene encoding FXYD domain-containing ion transport regulator 5 isoform X2 produces the protein MSPAGRLCLLTIIGLVLLTRGQILEGATPSSSADPVTGNIHALTRVSGEERPTDTVHPELQSTPQSSPLQTGETTQSPVEKETQSQHPVGTDMHLATHPQTDRSSTAAALSADPTKGTTSSKRQTSGRDVRTDPALKPTGASEDNPFSYDEDALRKRGLLVAAVLFITGIFILTSGKCSRLPRLCWNYDRTYRIVKAQPEREDMDGADGPSPLRSQPCPP
- the FXYD5 gene encoding FXYD domain-containing ion transport regulator 5 isoform X4, with product MSPAGRLCLLTIIGLVLLTRGQILEGATPSSSADPVTGNIHALTRVSGEERPTDTVHPELQSTPQSSPLQTGETTQSPVEKETQSQHPVGTDMHLATHPQTDRSSTAAALSADPTKGTTSSKRQTSGRDVRTDPALKPTGASEDNPFSYDEDALRKRGLLVAAVLFITGIFILTSGKCSRLPRLCWNYDRKEPRCPHKDLYMNVCNSKKLETS